The Streptococcus sp. VT 162 genome has a window encoding:
- a CDS encoding alpha-amylase: protein MTLDKGKVVYQIYPKSYKDTTGNGIGDFRGIIEKIPYLAKLGVDMVWLNPFYPSPQRDNGYDISDYMAVDPLFGNMADFEEMVRVGKEHKIDFMLDMVLNHCSTEHEWFQKALAGDQYYQDFFFIQDQPTDWQSKFGGSAWAPFGDTGKYYLHLFDETQADLNWRNPNVRKELFKVVNFWRDKGVKGFRFDVINLIGKDEVLVDCPDNEGKPAYTDKPIVHDYLRMMNQATFGSDDSFMTVGEMSSTTMENCVLYSSPDRQELSMTFNFHHLKVDYKDGQKWTLAPFDFEELKSLYHSWGKEMSDKNGWSALFWNNHDQPRALNRFVDIQHFRKEGATMLAASIHLSRGTPYIYMGEEIGMVDPGYDSMADYVDVESINAYQTLLKEGKSEQEAFQIIQAKSRDNSRIPMQWDASENAGFTRGTPWLKVGKSYPHINVENEIQGPIFTFYQNLIRLRKEMPIISEGSYKPAFEDSKQVYAFERQYEDEKLLVLNNFYATEVEIDLPVVYQNGQILISNYEDVEVSEKILLKPYQTLAIYVN, encoded by the coding sequence ATGACACTTGATAAAGGAAAAGTAGTCTATCAAATCTATCCAAAATCATACAAAGACACCACTGGAAATGGTATTGGGGATTTCCGTGGGATTATCGAAAAAATTCCCTATCTAGCCAAACTGGGCGTGGATATGGTCTGGCTCAATCCGTTCTATCCAAGCCCTCAACGGGATAATGGTTACGATATTTCAGATTATATGGCAGTGGATCCTCTTTTTGGTAATATGGCTGATTTTGAGGAGATGGTGCGTGTCGGTAAGGAGCACAAGATTGACTTTATGTTAGATATGGTGCTCAATCATTGTTCGACAGAACACGAATGGTTTCAGAAAGCCCTAGCTGGCGACCAGTACTACCAAGACTTTTTCTTCATCCAAGACCAACCGACAGACTGGCAGTCTAAGTTTGGTGGCTCTGCTTGGGCGCCTTTCGGGGATACGGGGAAATATTACCTCCACCTCTTTGATGAGACCCAAGCTGACCTTAACTGGCGCAATCCCAATGTCCGCAAGGAGCTTTTCAAGGTTGTTAATTTCTGGCGAGACAAGGGAGTCAAAGGTTTCCGATTTGATGTGATCAATTTGATCGGTAAGGATGAGGTCTTAGTGGATTGCCCTGACAATGAAGGAAAGCCAGCTTACACAGACAAGCCCATCGTTCATGACTATTTGCGCATGATGAACCAAGCCACTTTTGGATCAGATGATAGTTTTATGACAGTTGGGGAAATGTCTTCAACCACCATGGAAAACTGTGTCCTCTATTCGTCACCTGACCGTCAAGAATTATCCATGACCTTTAATTTCCATCATCTCAAGGTGGACTACAAGGATGGGCAGAAGTGGACTTTAGCTCCCTTTGATTTCGAAGAGTTGAAAAGTCTTTACCATAGCTGGGGCAAGGAAATGAGTGACAAAAACGGCTGGAGCGCCCTCTTTTGGAACAATCACGACCAACCACGAGCCTTAAATCGTTTTGTCGATATTCAACATTTCCGCAAGGAAGGGGCGACTATGCTGGCTGCCAGCATTCACCTGTCACGTGGGACACCTTATATCTACATGGGTGAGGAAATTGGCATGGTTGACCCAGGCTATGATTCCATGGCTGACTATGTGGATGTCGAGTCTATCAATGCTTATCAGACGCTCTTAAAAGAAGGGAAAAGTGAGCAAGAAGCCTTCCAGATTATTCAGGCCAAGTCACGAGATAATTCACGCATTCCCATGCAGTGGGATGCTTCAGAAAATGCTGGTTTCACAAGAGGAACTCCATGGCTGAAGGTAGGGAAATCCTACCCACACATTAACGTAGAAAATGAAATCCAAGGCCCAATTTTCACCTTCTACCAAAACTTGATTCGACTTCGTAAGGAAATGCCGATCATTTCAGAAGGAAGCTACAAACCAGCCTTTGAAGATAGTAAGCAAGTCTATGCCTTTGAACGTCAGTATGAGGATGAAAAGTTACTGGTCCTCAATAACTTTTATGCCACAGAAGTGGAAATCGACTTGCCAGTGGTCTACCAAAATGGACAGATTCTGATTTCAAACTATGAAGATGTAGAAGTATCAGAAAAAATTCTGCTCAAACCGTATCAAACACTGGCTATTTATGTAAATTAA
- a CDS encoding membrane protein: MKKETLTEKLIKRTYGISGPLDEHKRREADRIGNQVFIVLFYLMIFGNLIPFILAYKYPQIVAIGYPLVVFGISMMAALYVVSQTKKTGITAIDPEMLSQKESKQLHFPGLKAGLIYGMGMFFGIPLLNVLTDDSKDYLGSLLNTGHFVSTILATLFFGFTIQIIVSLRIRKAKKDQEDD; the protein is encoded by the coding sequence ATGAAAAAAGAAACTCTCACTGAAAAACTCATCAAACGCACATACGGTATTTCTGGTCCCCTTGACGAACACAAACGGCGCGAGGCCGATCGTATCGGGAATCAGGTCTTTATCGTTCTCTTTTATCTCATGATATTTGGCAACCTCATCCCCTTTATCCTTGCTTATAAATACCCACAAATTGTCGCTATCGGCTATCCTCTCGTGGTGTTTGGCATTTCGATGATGGCTGCCCTCTATGTGGTCTCCCAAACCAAAAAAACAGGCATCACAGCTATTGACCCCGAAATGCTGAGTCAAAAAGAAAGTAAACAGCTACATTTTCCTGGTCTAAAGGCCGGTCTGATCTATGGCATGGGCATGTTCTTTGGAATACCGCTTCTGAATGTCCTAACCGATGATAGCAAGGATTATCTTGGTTCTCTTTTAAATACAGGGCATTTTGTATCAACTATCCTAGCTACCCTCTTCTTCGGATTTACCATACAAATTATCGTCTCTCTTCGCATTCGAAAAGCCAAGAAAGACCAAGAAGACGACTAG
- a CDS encoding cell division protein FtsL, whose translation MAERIEKTSQLLQTKFKGFSRVEKAFYVSIAATMIILAISVVFMQTKLLQVQNELTKVNAQIEEKKTELDDAKQEVNELIRSERLKEIANSKDLQLNNENIRAAE comes from the coding sequence ATGGCAGAAAGAATCGAAAAAACAAGTCAGTTATTGCAAACGAAGTTTAAAGGTTTTTCACGTGTGGAAAAGGCCTTCTATGTTTCGATTGCTGCAACAATGATTATCCTGGCAATTAGCGTTGTGTTTATGCAAACCAAGCTATTACAAGTTCAGAATGAATTGACCAAGGTCAATGCTCAAATCGAAGAAAAGAAAACCGAGCTAGACGATGCCAAGCAAGAGGTCAATGAATTGATTCGTTCAGAACGTTTGAAAGAGATTGCAAACTCCAAGGATTTGCAGCTGAATAACGAAAATATCCGAGCAGCGGAGTAA
- a CDS encoding GntR family transcriptional regulator, giving the protein MKKYQQLFKQIQKTIQNETYAVGDFLPSEHELMDQYQVSRDTVRKALSLLQEEGLIKKIRGQGSQVVKEETVNFPVSNLTSYQELVQELGLRSKTNVVSLDKIIIDKKSSLITGFPEFRMVWKVVRQRVVDDLVSVLDTDYLDMELIPNLTRQIAEQSIYSYIEDELKLLIDYAQKEITIDHTSDRDKILMDIGKDPYVVSIKSKVYLQGGRQFQFTESRHKLEKFHFVDFAKRHPK; this is encoded by the coding sequence ATGAAGAAATACCAACAATTATTTAAGCAAATCCAAAAAACCATTCAAAACGAGACTTACGCTGTCGGAGATTTCCTCCCCAGTGAGCACGAACTCATGGATCAGTATCAGGTGAGCCGTGACACCGTCCGAAAAGCTCTGTCTCTCCTCCAAGAGGAAGGATTGATCAAAAAGATAAGGGGGCAAGGTTCCCAGGTCGTCAAAGAAGAAACGGTCAATTTCCCTGTCTCTAATCTAACTAGCTACCAAGAACTGGTTCAAGAACTTGGACTGCGCTCTAAAACCAACGTCGTCAGTCTGGATAAGATCATTATCGATAAAAAATCCTCACTGATAACCGGCTTTCCAGAGTTTCGGATGGTGTGGAAGGTGGTTCGCCAACGTGTGGTGGATGACCTGGTATCGGTTCTGGATACGGACTATCTGGATATGGAACTGATCCCAAATCTCACTCGCCAAATCGCTGAGCAGTCTATCTACTCGTATATAGAGGACGAACTCAAACTCCTTATTGATTATGCTCAGAAGGAAATCACCATTGACCACACTAGCGATCGAGACAAGATTCTCATGGACATTGGCAAAGACCCTTATGTCGTTTCAATCAAGTCAAAAGTCTATCTCCAAGGCGGGCGCCAGTTTCAGTTCACCGAAAGTCGCCATAAATTAGAAAAATTTCACTTTGTTGACTTTGCCAAAAGACATCCGAAATAA
- a CDS encoding membrane protein codes for MKSLARLLISHVFISIFVTFFLLSGHIEHPFLIIFLLFLPVLNKGQRSQKIQSKKIRLLNASLCFILVSFPQLLTNPMDWRYLVFLIICIIFSLVYFYTLYQLFKEVNQKSLI; via the coding sequence ATGAAATCACTAGCTAGACTACTGATCAGTCATGTTTTTATCAGTATCTTTGTTACCTTTTTCCTACTTTCTGGACATATTGAGCATCCTTTCTTGATTATCTTTCTTTTATTCCTTCCTGTATTGAACAAGGGACAGAGATCCCAGAAAATCCAATCAAAAAAAATACGTCTTCTAAACGCATCTCTCTGTTTTATCCTCGTATCCTTTCCACAACTTTTAACAAATCCTATGGATTGGAGATACCTGGTATTTCTAATAATCTGTATCATTTTTAGTTTGGTTTACTTCTATACTCTCTATCAACTCTTTAAAGAAGTCAATCAAAAATCGCTCATTTAG
- a CDS encoding DNA-binding protein, with translation MNRVKEFRKELGISQLELAKDIGVSRQTINMIENDKYNPTLELCLNLARSLQTDLNSLFWEDDF, from the coding sequence ATGAATCGTGTGAAAGAATTCCGCAAGGAACTGGGCATTTCCCAGCTCGAGCTCGCCAAAGATATCGGTGTCTCGAGACAGACCATCAACATGATTGAAAACGACAAGTACAATCCAACCCTGGAACTCTGTCTCAACCTCGCCCGCAGCCTCCAAACTGACCTCAATAGCCTCTTTTGGGAAGACGATTTTTAA
- a CDS encoding PTS system trehalose-specific transporter subunits IIBCA (phosphoenolpyruvate-dependent sugar phosphotransferase system; catalyzes the phosphorylation of incoming sugar substrates concomitant with their translocation across the cell membrane; IIB is phosphorylated by IIA and then transfers the phosphoryl group to the sugar; IIC forms the translocation channel), whose product MGKFEQEAKDLLQAIGGKENVTAVTHCATRMRFVLGDEKKANVKIIESIPAVKGTFTNAGQFQVIIGNDVPIFYNDFTAVSGIEGVSKEAAKSAAKSNQNVLQRVMTTLAEIFTPIIPALIVGGLILGFRNVLEGVHWSMLDGKTITESSQFWAGVNHFLWLPGEAIFQFLPVGITWSVSRKMGTSQILGIVLGICLVSPQLLNAYAVASTSTEEIAANWVWNFGYFTVNRIGYQAQVIPALLAGLSLSYLEIFWRKHIPEVISMIFVPFLSLIPALILAHTVLGPIGWTIGQGLSAVVLAGLTGPVKWLFGAIFGALYAPFVITGLHHMTNAIDTQLIADAGGTALWPMIALSNIAQGSAVFAYYFMHRHDEREAQISLPATISAYLGVTEPALFGVNVKYIYPFVAGMIGSALAGMLSVTFNVTAASIGIGGLPGILSIQPQYMLPFAGTMLVAIVVPMLLTFFFRKVGLFTKTEDDTALQAEFVAQEEAEFVSHEPVTLAPVEIFSPLTGQVKELSQATDPVFASGVMGQGLVIEPSQGELTSPVNGTVTVLFPTKHAIGIVSDEGVELLIHIGMDTVGLDGKGFESHVAQGAHVTVGQRLISFDIDAITAAGLVTETPVIITNQDAYTATITGTYPTIIQAGQPLMFATRI is encoded by the coding sequence ATGGGAAAATTTGAACAAGAAGCCAAAGATCTGCTTCAGGCGATCGGAGGCAAGGAGAATGTCACTGCTGTCACCCACTGTGCGACACGGATGCGCTTTGTTCTCGGAGACGAAAAGAAGGCCAATGTCAAGATCATCGAGTCGATTCCAGCCGTCAAAGGGACCTTTACAAATGCGGGTCAATTTCAGGTGATTATTGGAAATGACGTGCCGATTTTTTACAATGATTTTACAGCTGTTTCAGGCATTGAGGGTGTTTCCAAAGAAGCAGCCAAATCTGCAGCTAAGAGTAATCAAAATGTACTTCAACGTGTCATGACCACTCTAGCGGAGATTTTTACACCGATTATTCCAGCTCTGATTGTTGGTGGACTAATCCTCGGTTTCCGTAATGTCTTGGAAGGTGTGCATTGGTCAATGTTGGATGGTAAGACCATCACAGAATCCTCTCAGTTTTGGGCAGGGGTTAATCACTTCCTCTGGTTGCCTGGTGAAGCGATCTTCCAGTTCTTACCAGTAGGGATTACCTGGTCTGTTTCTCGTAAGATGGGAACCAGCCAAATTTTGGGAATTGTTCTCGGAATCTGTTTGGTTTCACCACAGTTGCTCAACGCCTACGCAGTAGCGTCTACTTCAACAGAAGAAATCGCAGCCAACTGGGTATGGAATTTTGGCTACTTTACTGTTAATCGTATTGGTTATCAGGCTCAAGTTATTCCAGCCTTGCTTGCAGGTTTGAGTCTGTCTTATCTTGAAATTTTCTGGCGTAAGCATATCCCAGAAGTCATTTCCATGATTTTTGTGCCTTTCTTGTCATTGATTCCAGCCTTGATTTTGGCTCATACTGTCTTGGGACCAATCGGTTGGACAATTGGGCAAGGACTCTCAGCAGTTGTCTTGGCAGGCTTGACTGGTCCTGTTAAGTGGCTCTTCGGTGCAATTTTTGGTGCTCTCTATGCTCCATTTGTCATCACTGGTTTGCATCATATGACCAATGCCATCGATACACAATTGATTGCGGATGCTGGCGGAACTGCCCTCTGGCCAATGATTGCTCTTTCTAATATTGCTCAAGGTTCTGCCGTATTTGCCTATTATTTCATGCATCGTCATGATGAGCGTGAGGCTCAGATTTCACTTCCTGCAACCATTTCAGCCTATCTCGGTGTTACAGAACCAGCCCTCTTTGGGGTCAATGTCAAATACATCTATCCATTTGTAGCTGGGATGATTGGTTCAGCCCTTGCAGGGATGTTGTCCGTTACTTTCAATGTAACTGCGGCTTCTATTGGTATCGGTGGTTTGCCAGGTATCCTCTCTATTCAACCTCAATACATGCTGCCATTTGCAGGAACCATGCTAGTTGCTATTGTTGTACCAATGCTCTTGACTTTCTTCTTCCGCAAGGTCGGTCTCTTTACAAAGACAGAGGATGATACAGCCTTGCAGGCAGAATTCGTTGCCCAAGAAGAGGCAGAATTTGTCAGTCATGAACCAGTAACCCTTGCTCCAGTAGAAATTTTCAGCCCACTGACTGGTCAAGTGAAAGAATTGAGTCAAGCGACGGACCCTGTTTTTGCATCAGGTGTCATGGGACAAGGTTTGGTTATTGAACCAAGCCAAGGTGAGTTAACTTCTCCTGTCAATGGGACAGTGACGGTTCTTTTCCCTACCAAGCATGCCATCGGTATTGTCTCTGATGAGGGAGTGGAATTACTCATCCACATCGGTATGGATACAGTAGGTCTTGATGGCAAAGGATTTGAAAGTCATGTAGCCCAAGGAGCCCACGTCACAGTTGGTCAGAGACTAATTAGCTTTGATATAGATGCTATCACGGCTGCGGGTCTCGTAACAGAAACTCCTGTTATCATCACCAACCAAGATGCTTATACAGCGACTATCACTGGAACTTATCCGACGATCATTCAAGCTGGTCAACCGCTCATGTTTGCAACACGGATTTAA
- a CDS encoding penicillin-binding protein gives MKQWKEKIIRYAVRNRKSPEENRRRVGKSLSLLAVILFAVFLVNFAVIIGTGKKFGKDLVQEANKVHQTTKTIPAKRGTIYDRNGTPIAEDATSYNIYAVIDKTYKSATGKILYVEDSQFNKVAEIFHKYLDMEESYVKEQLSQPDLKQVSFGTKGNGITYANMMAIKNDLKTAGVEGIDFTTSPNRSYPNGQFASSFIGLAQLHENEDGTKRLIGTSGLESSLNNILAGTDGIITYEKDRLGNIVPGTDQASQQTVDGKDVYTTLSSPLQSFMETQMDAFQEKVKGKYMTATLVSAKTGEILATTQRPTFNADTKDGITKDFVWRDILYQSNYEPGSTMKVMMLASAIDNNTFPGGEYFNSSELKIADATIRDWDVNEGLTSGGTMTFSQGFAHSSNIGMTLLEQKMGDATWLDYLNRFKFGVPTRFGLADEYTGQLPADNIVNIAMSSFGQGISVTQTQMLRAFTAIANDGVMLEPKFISALYDPNDQSVRKSQKEIVGNPVSKVAASSTREHMVMVGTDPVYGTMYNHSTGKPNVNVPGQNVALKSGTAQIADEKNGGYLTGETNYIFSVVSMHPAENPDFILYVTVQQPEHYSGVQLGEFANPILERASAMKESLNLQSTAKSLDQVSKTTSYAMPANKDFTPGDLAEELRRNLVQPIVIGTGTKIKELSVSEGDNLEANQQILILSDKVEEMPDMYGWTDENVQTLAKWLNIEVEWEGSGKTVKKQSVRANTALKDIKKMKITLGD, from the coding sequence ATGAAACAGTGGAAAGAAAAAATCATCCGTTATGCCGTTCGTAACCGTAAATCTCCAGAAGAAAATCGCCGAAGAGTAGGGAAAAGCCTGAGTTTATTGGCTGTCATACTCTTCGCGGTCTTTTTGGTCAACTTTGCGGTCATTATCGGAACGGGTAAAAAATTTGGTAAGGACTTGGTTCAAGAAGCCAACAAGGTCCATCAAACAACCAAGACGATTCCTGCAAAACGGGGAACCATCTACGATCGTAATGGAACGCCTATTGCAGAAGATGCGACTTCGTATAATATCTATGCCGTTATTGACAAGACCTACAAGTCAGCAACAGGCAAAATTCTCTATGTAGAGGATTCTCAATTTAATAAGGTAGCTGAGATTTTCCATAAATACCTAGATATGGAAGAGTCTTATGTCAAAGAACAGCTTTCTCAACCAGATCTAAAACAGGTATCCTTTGGTACCAAGGGAAATGGGATCACCTATGCCAATATGATGGCTATTAAAAATGACCTAAAAACTGCTGGCGTTGAGGGGATTGACTTTACAACTAGCCCTAACCGCAGTTATCCCAATGGACAGTTTGCTTCTTCCTTTATCGGTTTAGCGCAACTCCATGAAAATGAGGATGGCACCAAACGTTTGATTGGGACATCTGGATTGGAGAGTTCTTTAAATAACATTCTGGCGGGTACAGATGGGATCATCACCTATGAGAAAGATCGTCTGGGAAATATTGTTCCGGGTACAGATCAAGCTTCTCAACAAACGGTAGATGGAAAGGATGTGTACACAACCCTTTCTAGTCCCTTGCAATCCTTTATGGAAACCCAGATGGATGCCTTTCAGGAAAAGGTAAAAGGCAAGTATATGACGGCTACCTTGGTCAGCGCTAAAACAGGGGAAATCCTGGCTACGACCCAACGGCCTACCTTTAATGCAGATACCAAGGATGGCATCACAAAAGACTTTGTCTGGCGTGATATCCTCTATCAAAGTAACTATGAGCCAGGATCGACCATGAAGGTAATGATGTTGGCCTCAGCTATTGATAACAATACCTTCCCTGGTGGCGAATACTTTAACAGCAGTGAATTGAAAATAGCAGATGCGACCATTCGAGACTGGGACGTCAATGAAGGATTGACTAGTGGTGGCACCATGACCTTCTCTCAAGGATTTGCCCACTCAAGTAACATCGGGATGACCTTGCTTGAGCAAAAGATGGGGGATGCAACCTGGCTGGACTACCTTAACCGCTTTAAGTTTGGGGTGCCGACCCGTTTTGGTCTGGCGGATGAGTACACAGGTCAATTGCCTGCTGATAACATTGTCAATATCGCCATGAGTTCATTTGGACAAGGGATTTCTGTTACCCAGACCCAGATGCTTCGTGCCTTTACAGCTATTGCTAACGATGGGGTTATGTTGGAACCGAAATTTATCAGTGCCCTCTATGATCCAAATGACCAGTCTGTTCGTAAGTCTCAGAAGGAAATTGTTGGAAATCCTGTGTCAAAAGTAGCAGCTTCCTCTACTCGGGAGCACATGGTCATGGTCGGAACAGATCCTGTCTACGGTACCATGTACAACCACAGCACAGGAAAACCAAATGTCAATGTTCCGGGACAGAATGTCGCCCTGAAATCAGGGACTGCTCAGATTGCCGATGAGAAGAATGGGGGCTATCTGACAGGTGAAACCAACTATATCTTCTCCGTTGTGTCGATGCATCCTGCAGAAAATCCTGACTTTATCCTCTATGTGACGGTGCAACAGCCAGAGCATTATTCAGGCGTTCAGCTAGGAGAGTTTGCCAACCCAATCCTTGAGCGAGCTTCTGCTATGAAAGAATCCCTCAATCTTCAGTCAACTGCTAAGAGCTTGGATCAGGTCAGCAAGACGACAAGCTATGCCATGCCAGCTAACAAGGACTTTACTCCGGGAGACCTAGCAGAGGAATTGCGTCGTAACCTTGTCCAACCAATCGTTATCGGAACAGGAACCAAGATCAAGGAACTCTCGGTTTCTGAAGGAGATAATTTGGAAGCCAATCAGCAGATCTTGATCCTGTCTGATAAGGTCGAAGAAATGCCTGATATGTACGGCTGGACAGATGAAAATGTGCAAACATTGGCCAAATGGCTCAATATAGAAGTCGAGTGGGAAGGTAGTGGCAAAACGGTCAAGAAACAAAGTGTCCGTGCCAATACAGCCCTCAAAGACATTAAAAAAATGAAAATAACTTTAGGAGATTAA
- a CDS encoding phospho-N-acetylmuramoyl-pentapeptide-transferase: MISSISAGVLAFLLTLIGIPAFIRFYRKAQITGQQMHEDVKQHQAKAGTPTMGGLVFLIVAVVVSFLVALFTQQLTNNVGMILFILVLYGLVGFLDDFLKVFRKINEGLNPKQKLALQLLGGVIFYLFYERGGDMLSVFGYQVHLGIFYIFFALFWLVGFSNAVNLTDGIDGLASISVVISLSAYGVIAYMQNQLDILLVILAMIGGLLGFFVFNHKPAKVFMGDVGSLALGGMLAAISMALHQEWTLLLIGIIYVFETSSVMMQVTYFKLSGGKRIFRMTPVHHHFELGGFSGKGNPWSEWKVDFFFWGVGLLASLLTLVFLYLL; encoded by the coding sequence ATGATTAGTTCCATTAGTGCTGGAGTTCTAGCCTTTCTATTGACCTTGATAGGTATTCCAGCCTTTATCCGATTTTATCGAAAAGCACAGATTACAGGTCAGCAGATGCACGAGGATGTCAAGCAACACCAAGCTAAAGCTGGAACTCCAACCATGGGAGGTCTTGTCTTCCTGATCGTTGCAGTTGTTGTGAGCTTCCTTGTCGCTCTCTTTACCCAACAATTGACCAACAATGTAGGCATGATTTTGTTTATCTTGGTTTTGTATGGTTTGGTAGGTTTTTTGGATGATTTCCTCAAGGTCTTTCGTAAGATTAACGAAGGCTTAAATCCCAAGCAAAAACTTGCTCTCCAGCTCCTTGGAGGAGTGATTTTCTACCTCTTTTATGAGCGTGGTGGCGATATGCTTTCGGTTTTTGGTTACCAAGTTCATCTGGGAATTTTCTATATTTTCTTTGCCCTTTTCTGGCTAGTTGGCTTTTCAAATGCGGTGAATCTGACGGATGGGATTGACGGCTTAGCAAGTATTTCCGTAGTGATTAGCTTATCGGCCTACGGTGTGATTGCTTATATGCAAAATCAACTGGATATCCTTCTTGTGATTCTTGCTATGATTGGTGGTTTGCTAGGTTTCTTCGTCTTTAACCACAAGCCTGCCAAGGTCTTCATGGGAGATGTGGGAAGTTTGGCTCTTGGTGGGATGCTGGCAGCTATTTCTATGGCCCTCCACCAAGAATGGACCCTTTTGTTGATTGGGATTATCTATGTCTTTGAGACAAGCTCTGTTATGATGCAGGTCACCTACTTCAAACTTAGTGGTGGGAAGCGTATTTTCCGTATGACACCTGTCCACCACCATTTTGAACTTGGAGGATTCTCAGGCAAGGGCAATCCTTGGAGCGAGTGGAAGGTTGACTTCTTCTTTTGGGGAGTTGGGCTTCTAGCAAGTCTCTTGACCTTAGTCTTTTTATACCTACTGTAA
- a CDS encoding 16S rRNA methyltransferase (catalyzes the methylation of the N4 position of C1402 on the 16S rRNA) — MTKEFHHVTVLLHETIDMLDVKPDGIYVDATLGGAGHSEYLLSKLSEKGHLYAFDQDQNAIDNAQKRLAPYIEKGMVTFIKDNFRHLQARLQEAGVQEIDGICYDLGVSSPQLDQRERGFSYKKDAPLDMRMNQEASLTAYEVVNHYDYHDLVRIFFKYGEDKFSKQIARKIEQAREVKPIETTTELAEIIKSAKPAKELKKKGHPAKQIFQAIRIEVNDELGAADESIQQAMDMLALDGRISVITFHSLEDRLTKQLFKEASTVEVPKGLPFIPDDLKPKMELVSRKPILPSAEELEANNRSHSAKLRVARKIHK; from the coding sequence ATGACAAAAGAATTTCATCATGTAACGGTCTTGCTTCATGAAACGATTGATATGCTGGACGTAAAACCTGACGGTATCTACGTTGATGCGACTTTGGGCGGAGCAGGCCATAGCGAATATTTATTAAGTAAATTGAGCGAAAAAGGGCATCTCTATGCCTTTGACCAGGACCAGAATGCCATTGACAATGCGCAAAAACGGTTGGCACCCTATATCGAAAAGGGGATGGTAACCTTTATCAAGGATAACTTCCGTCATTTGCAGGCACGTTTGCAGGAGGCTGGTGTCCAGGAAATTGATGGAATTTGTTATGACTTGGGAGTGTCCAGTCCTCAGCTAGATCAGCGTGAGCGTGGCTTTTCTTATAAAAAGGATGCGCCACTGGATATGCGGATGAATCAGGAAGCTAGTCTGACGGCCTATGAGGTGGTCAATCATTATGACTATCATGACTTGGTTCGGATCTTTTTCAAGTATGGTGAGGATAAGTTTTCTAAACAGATTGCCCGCAAGATTGAGCAAGCGCGTGAGGTGAAACCGATTGAGACAACGACAGAGTTGGCAGAGATTATCAAGTCGGCCAAGCCTGCCAAGGAGCTCAAGAAAAAGGGGCACCCTGCCAAGCAGATTTTCCAGGCTATCCGGATCGAGGTCAATGATGAGCTGGGCGCTGCAGATGAATCTATCCAGCAGGCCATGGACATGCTGGCTTTGGATGGTAGAATCTCGGTCATTACCTTCCATTCGCTGGAAGATCGTTTGACCAAGCAATTATTCAAAGAAGCTTCAACAGTGGAAGTTCCCAAAGGCTTGCCCTTCATTCCAGATGACCTTAAGCCCAAGATGGAATTGGTATCCCGCAAACCAATCTTGCCAAGTGCCGAAGAGCTAGAAGCCAACAATCGTTCGCATTCAGCCAAGTTGCGCGTGGCTAGAAAAATTCACAAGTAA
- a CDS encoding glutathione peroxidase, with translation MTSVYDFSVLNQNNQTTPLEGYRGKVLLIVNTATGCGLTPQYQGLQELYERYQDQGFEILDFPCNQFMGQAPGSAEEINSFCSLHYQTTFPRFAKIKVNGKEADPLYVWLKDQKSGPLGKRIEWNFAKFLIGRDGQVLERFSSKTDPQTIQDSLQKIL, from the coding sequence ATGACCAGTGTATATGATTTTTCCGTTTTAAACCAAAATAACCAAACAACTCCCCTAGAGGGCTATCGTGGCAAGGTTCTCTTGATTGTCAACACTGCTACTGGATGTGGGTTAACGCCCCAGTACCAGGGACTTCAAGAACTCTATGAACGCTATCAAGATCAGGGCTTCGAAATATTAGATTTCCCTTGCAATCAGTTCATGGGACAAGCACCCGGCAGCGCAGAAGAAATCAATAGTTTCTGTAGCCTACACTATCAGACCACTTTCCCTCGCTTTGCCAAGATCAAGGTCAACGGCAAGGAGGCAGATCCTCTTTATGTTTGGCTAAAAGACCAGAAGTCTGGCCCGCTAGGAAAACGAATCGAATGGAATTTTGCTAAGTTTCTCATTGGTCGAGATGGGCAGGTCCTTGAGCGCTTCTCTTCTAAAACAGACCCCCAAACCATCCAAGATTCTCTCCAAAAAATACTCTAA